In a single window of the Gemmatimonadota bacterium genome:
- the tgt gene encoding tRNA guanosine(34) transglycosylase Tgt has protein sequence MFEFRLDGTAGAARAGTLALPHGVVQTPCFMPVGTHGAVRGLHPEEVAAAGAQIILGNTYHLHLRPGEDVVAGLGGLHRFSTWSKPMLTDSGGFQVFSLSAMRKLDEQGVEFVSHIDGSKRFISPEKSMEIQWALGADVIMAFDHLLPGQSSADDAHDAMQRTLRWLDRCRHRHGELTADDPTRQTLWPIVQGGTHAELRHESLMGILERGPWTGVAIGGLSVGEPKPAMHRVLEGLNPHLPVDRPRYLMGVGFPDDLIEGIARGVDLFDCVAATRNGRHGSAWTADGKVSVRGATLRLDPGPLDAECDCAACTRFSRAYLRHLFVAEEQLGQRLVSIHNIRFLIRLAETARARILDGTFDSWAAAWRSRYFAKGETS, from the coding sequence GTGTTCGAATTTCGGTTGGATGGCACGGCAGGCGCCGCGCGCGCCGGCACCCTGGCGCTACCGCATGGCGTGGTGCAGACGCCCTGCTTCATGCCGGTCGGGACCCACGGTGCCGTGCGTGGGCTGCACCCTGAGGAGGTGGCGGCCGCGGGTGCACAGATCATCCTGGGGAACACCTATCACCTGCACCTTCGACCAGGTGAGGATGTCGTCGCCGGCTTGGGTGGGCTGCATCGCTTCTCGACCTGGTCGAAGCCGATGCTCACCGACTCGGGCGGCTTCCAGGTCTTCTCGCTCAGCGCCATGCGGAAGCTCGACGAGCAGGGCGTGGAGTTCGTCTCCCACATCGACGGCTCCAAGCGCTTCATCTCGCCCGAGAAGTCAATGGAGATCCAGTGGGCGCTCGGCGCCGACGTGATCATGGCCTTCGATCATCTCCTCCCGGGACAGTCGAGTGCCGACGATGCCCACGACGCCATGCAGCGCACGCTGCGATGGCTCGACCGCTGTCGCCATCGGCACGGCGAGCTGACCGCCGACGATCCGACCCGACAGACCCTCTGGCCGATCGTCCAGGGCGGCACCCACGCCGAGCTCCGGCACGAGTCGCTCATGGGAATCCTCGAGCGCGGGCCGTGGACCGGGGTCGCCATCGGCGGCCTCTCCGTGGGCGAGCCGAAGCCCGCGATGCACCGGGTGCTCGAGGGGTTGAACCCCCATCTGCCGGTGGATCGCCCCCGTTATCTTATGGGGGTCGGTTTTCCCGACGACCTGATCGAGGGGATCGCCCGCGGGGTGGACCTCTTCGATTGCGTGGCCGCCACGCGGAACGGACGCCACGGGTCGGCGTGGACCGCGGACGGCAAGGTCAGCGTGCGAGGCGCGACGCTGCGGCTCGATCCCGGACCGCTCGATGCGGAGTGCGACTGCGCGGCGTGTACCCGCTTTTCGCGGGCGTACCTGCGGCACCTCTTCGTCGCCGAGGAACAACTCGGGCAGCGGCTGGTGTCGATACACAACATCCGATTCCTGATCCGCCTTGCCGAGACGGCACGCGCCCGGATCCTGGACGGCACCTTTGATTCCTGGGCCGCCGCATGGCGGTCGCGGTACTTCGCGAAAGGCGAGACGTCATGA
- a CDS encoding thiamine phosphate synthase — protein MADARIAARDDLGIRAAAIAAVGPTVALVARLPGGSGEALTALAVRFVALALPPMASVLVTGRADIARASGAHGVIARASDLPLADLRRITGGPDYLHLRSVHSLAEAEAAVAEEADALIVGTIWESASHPGRPGVGLGLIEATARLGCPVYAIGGVTSARAREARDAGAWGVAAIGAVWDADDSYEAALSATGHRPPVTDHRATRMPEHAWS, from the coding sequence ATGGCCGACGCGCGCATCGCGGCTCGGGACGACCTGGGCATCCGGGCTGCCGCCATCGCGGCCGTCGGGCCGACGGTCGCCCTCGTCGCGAGACTGCCCGGCGGGTCGGGCGAGGCGCTGACCGCGCTGGCCGTCCGATTCGTCGCTCTCGCCCTCCCCCCGATGGCCAGCGTCCTCGTCACGGGGCGCGCGGACATTGCCCGCGCGAGCGGCGCACACGGCGTGATCGCCCGCGCGAGCGATCTCCCCCTGGCCGACCTGCGCCGGATCACCGGTGGACCGGACTACCTTCATCTGCGGTCGGTGCATTCCCTCGCCGAGGCCGAAGCCGCCGTCGCCGAAGAGGCTGACGCACTGATCGTCGGGACCATCTGGGAAAGCGCGTCGCATCCCGGGCGACCGGGCGTCGGCCTCGGCCTGATCGAGGCCACCGCACGGCTCGGATGTCCGGTTTACGCGATCGGCGGCGTCACCAGCGCACGCGCGCGCGAGGCGCGAGACGCCGGCGCCTGGGGCGTCGCCGCGATCGGGGCGGTGTGGGATGCGGACGATAGCTATGAGGCGGCGTTGAGCGCCACTGGTCACCGGCCACCGGTCACCGATCACCGTGCAACACGGATGCCGGAGCACGCATGGAGCTAG
- a CDS encoding methionyl-tRNA formyltransferase, whose amino-acid sequence MRIIFFGTPQFAVPSLDALMAAGHDVVAVVTQPDRYRDVGPDRQPGPPIRPPIKTRALTAGIPVLQPERPRGDEFLAQLRDLKADIGVVVAYGHLLRPDLLALLPLGFVNVHASLLPRWRGAAPIHWAVLSGDPETGVAIMRMEQGLDTGAVWLQRRTPILPTDTTGILFERLADLGAKALVEALPPIAAGETPTPQAADGVTHAPKIDRATARLRWDANAVAVSHQIRAMDPAPGAWTTFHGADVKLFGGTPLPAPPSTAPETPGTLHFLPEGPAVVCGEGWLLLGDVQAAGRRRMTATAWATGLQTREGAHFQ is encoded by the coding sequence ATGCGGATCATCTTCTTCGGGACGCCGCAGTTCGCCGTCCCGAGCCTCGATGCGCTGATGGCCGCCGGCCACGATGTGGTGGCGGTCGTGACCCAACCCGATCGGTACCGCGATGTTGGCCCCGATCGCCAACCTGGCCCGCCGATCCGTCCCCCCATCAAGACCCGCGCCCTCACGGCCGGCATCCCCGTCCTGCAGCCCGAGCGCCCGCGCGGCGACGAGTTCCTCGCGCAGCTGCGCGACCTGAAGGCGGACATCGGCGTGGTGGTCGCCTATGGCCACCTCCTGCGCCCCGACCTGCTGGCACTGCTCCCCCTCGGCTTCGTCAACGTGCATGCCTCGCTGCTGCCGCGCTGGCGCGGTGCGGCCCCGATCCACTGGGCGGTCCTGAGCGGCGACCCCGAGACGGGGGTCGCGATCATGCGGATGGAGCAAGGGCTCGACACCGGCGCGGTCTGGTTGCAGCGCCGCACACCGATCCTTCCCACCGACACGACCGGCATCCTCTTCGAGCGCCTCGCCGATCTCGGCGCGAAGGCCCTCGTGGAGGCGTTGCCGCCGATCGCGGCCGGCGAGACCCCAACGCCGCAAGCTGCCGACGGCGTGACCCACGCGCCGAAGATTGACCGCGCCACCGCGCGGCTCCGCTGGGATGCGAACGCCGTCGCGGTCTCGCATCAGATTCGCGCCATGGATCCGGCGCCCGGTGCCTGGACCACCTTCCACGGCGCCGACGTGAAGCTCTTCGGCGGCACTCCGTTGCCTGCGCCGCCCTCGACGGCACCCGAAACGCCCGGCACCCTGCACTTCCTTCCGGAAGGGCCAGCCGTCGTCTGCGGCGAGGGGTGGCTCCTCCTCGGCGACGTGCAGGCCGCCGGGCGCCGACGAATGACCGCCACCGCGTGGGCGACCGGCCTCCAGACGAGAGAGGGCGCGCACTTCCAGTGA
- the ruvB gene encoding Holliday junction branch migration DNA helicase RuvB has translation MSDRLEVTTPAALPEEGSAEQALRPSRLDEFVGQPQVRTSLQIAIDAARKRGEALDHVLFFGPPGLGKTTLAMLMAREMGVQCRTTSGPVLEKPGDLVGLLTGLGPGDILFIDEIHRLRPQLEEFLYPAMEDFHVDVRLSDGPHGQTLPMSIEKFTLVGATTRFGLLTPPMRARFGLVERLHFYAVEDLTTIVARSATVLGVTMDATGAAEIARRSRGTPRVANRLLRRVRDYAEVRADGRITAEIAAEALARLNVDQFGLDDMDARILAAIIEKFGGGPVGLATIAASVGEDTATVEEVYEPYLLQQGFLERTPRGRVATAHAYRRLGLTPPTRPGDAQPSLLDG, from the coding sequence ATGAGCGATCGCCTGGAGGTCACCACGCCCGCCGCACTCCCCGAGGAGGGGAGCGCCGAGCAGGCCCTGCGACCGTCGCGGCTCGACGAGTTCGTCGGGCAGCCGCAGGTGCGGACCTCGTTGCAGATCGCCATCGACGCGGCGCGCAAGCGCGGCGAGGCACTCGACCACGTCCTCTTCTTCGGCCCGCCGGGGCTCGGCAAGACCACCCTCGCGATGCTGATGGCGCGCGAGATGGGCGTGCAGTGCCGCACGACCTCCGGACCGGTGCTGGAGAAGCCGGGCGATCTCGTCGGCCTGCTGACGGGGCTCGGCCCCGGCGACATCCTCTTCATCGACGAGATCCACCGACTGCGTCCGCAGCTCGAGGAGTTTCTCTATCCGGCGATGGAGGACTTTCATGTCGACGTCCGCCTGAGCGATGGGCCGCACGGCCAGACACTGCCGATGAGCATCGAGAAGTTCACGTTGGTCGGCGCGACGACCCGCTTCGGTCTGCTCACGCCACCGATGCGCGCGCGCTTCGGCCTGGTCGAACGGTTGCACTTCTATGCCGTCGAAGACCTCACCACGATCGTGGCGCGCTCGGCCACCGTGCTCGGCGTGACGATGGACGCCACCGGCGCCGCCGAAATTGCGCGTCGTTCCCGTGGCACCCCGCGCGTGGCGAATCGCCTGCTCCGGCGCGTGCGCGACTACGCCGAAGTCCGCGCCGACGGGCGCATCACGGCGGAGATCGCGGCGGAAGCGCTCGCCCGGTTGAACGTCGACCAGTTCGGCCTCGACGACATGGACGCGCGCATCCTCGCCGCCATCATCGAGAAGTTCGGCGGCGGCCCGGTCGGGCTCGCGACCATCGCCGCCTCCGTTGGTGAAGACACCGCCACGGTGGAAGAGGTGTACGAGCCATACCTGCTGCAACAGGGCTTCCTCGAACGCACGCCACGGGGTCGCGTCGCCACCGCGCACGCCTACCGTCGCCTCGGCCTCACGCCCCCGACCCGACCGGGCGACGCTCAGCCCTCGCTGCTCGATGGCTGA
- the def gene encoding peptide deformylase, whose product MAVLDIHLLGSPVLRERAVEIAVVDDALRAFIDDMFETMNIACGVGLAANQVGSTQRVAIIDAEGQTFAMINPRIVSATGKESKEEGCLSIPEVYAEVVRPDSVILEALNEKGEPFRLEATGLVARAIQHEIDHLDGILFIDHLSPLKRQMLVKRWKKENGGELTRTPRPEEESEKAG is encoded by the coding sequence ATGGCGGTTCTCGACATCCACCTGCTCGGCTCTCCGGTCCTGCGCGAACGCGCGGTCGAGATTGCCGTCGTGGATGATGCCCTGCGCGCCTTCATCGACGACATGTTCGAGACGATGAACATCGCCTGCGGCGTGGGCCTCGCGGCCAACCAGGTCGGCAGCACCCAGCGCGTGGCGATCATCGATGCGGAAGGACAGACCTTTGCGATGATCAATCCGCGGATCGTGAGTGCCACCGGCAAGGAGAGCAAGGAAGAAGGCTGCCTCTCGATCCCCGAGGTGTACGCCGAGGTCGTTCGGCCGGACAGCGTGATCCTCGAAGCCCTCAACGAGAAGGGCGAGCCGTTCCGGCTCGAGGCGACGGGTCTGGTGGCCCGCGCCATTCAACATGAGATCGACCACCTCGACGGGATCCTGTTCATCGACCATCTCTCGCCGCTCAAGCGGCAGATGCTCGTGAAGCGCTGGAAGAAGGAGAATGGGGGCGAGCTCACCCGCACCCCGCGCCCGGAAGAGGAGTCGGAAAAGGCGGGTTGA
- the yajC gene encoding preprotein translocase subunit YajC: MTGGINMLLLQFALIGLVFYFLILRPQSQARKQAAAMLAQIKKGDEVTTAGGIVGKVKDVKDTLLTIESGTSTLVIERARVIRVGNQTAPGTVA; encoded by the coding sequence ATGACCGGTGGCATCAACATGCTCCTGCTCCAGTTCGCGCTGATCGGACTGGTCTTCTACTTCCTGATCCTCCGTCCGCAGAGCCAGGCGCGGAAGCAGGCGGCCGCCATGCTCGCACAGATCAAGAAGGGCGACGAGGTCACCACGGCGGGCGGCATCGTCGGCAAGGTCAAGGACGTCAAGGACACGCTCCTGACCATCGAGAGCGGCACCTCGACGCTGGTGATCGAGCGCGCCCGCGTGATCCGCGTCGGCAACCAGACCGCCCCGGGCACGGTGGCGTAA
- the queA gene encoding tRNA preQ1(34) S-adenosylmethionine ribosyltransferase-isomerase QueA, which yields MAEQGWTTADFAFDLPDAQIAQHPSAERGASRLLVVDRGAGVDAIPGDATRTADWVGATHASPLQNPRPDAPAGIRDSRFSDLLALIPAGDLLVRNSTKVRHARFLGTRPSGQGVAEVLLIHPAPDDSWIAMGKPGSAMRPGKQIRLGDDAAIETLEETPDAFRRVRFIGLRAEEAIAKYGRLPLPPYISRDPTADDEDRYQTVYAAKEGSVAAPTAGLHFTPSLLAALHAKGVLTTDLDLEVGPGTFKPVEAEVISAHTMHSEHFEIPVATAEAIASCRARGNKVWAVGTTVVRALESAAQDDGTVSAGAADTAIMITPGFTFRVVDRLITNFHLPRSTLLMLVAAFAGYPTTMTAYRHAVATGYRFYSYGDAMCVVGDSR from the coding sequence ATGGCTGAGCAGGGCTGGACCACCGCCGACTTCGCCTTCGACCTTCCCGACGCGCAGATCGCCCAGCACCCGAGCGCCGAGCGGGGGGCGTCGCGGTTGTTGGTGGTGGATCGCGGGGCGGGCGTCGACGCGATACCGGGCGACGCGACACGAACCGCCGATTGGGTTGGGGCGACGCATGCGTCGCCCCTACAAAATCCCCGCCCCGACGCGCCCGCGGGTATCCGCGATTCCCGGTTTTCCGATCTCCTCGCGCTGATCCCCGCCGGCGACCTGCTGGTGCGGAACTCCACGAAGGTCCGCCACGCGCGCTTCCTCGGGACGCGCCCCTCGGGCCAAGGCGTCGCCGAGGTGTTGCTGATCCATCCCGCGCCGGACGACAGCTGGATCGCGATGGGAAAGCCCGGCAGCGCCATGCGGCCGGGAAAGCAGATCCGCCTCGGCGACGACGCCGCGATTGAAACCCTGGAAGAAACGCCCGACGCCTTTCGACGCGTGCGCTTCATCGGCTTGCGCGCCGAGGAGGCGATCGCGAAGTACGGCCGCCTCCCCTTGCCGCCCTACATCAGTCGCGACCCCACCGCCGACGACGAGGATCGGTACCAGACGGTGTACGCGGCCAAGGAAGGGAGCGTCGCGGCGCCGACGGCCGGCCTCCACTTCACGCCGTCGCTGTTGGCCGCACTCCACGCCAAGGGCGTCCTGACCACTGACCTGGATCTCGAGGTCGGCCCCGGGACGTTCAAGCCGGTCGAGGCCGAGGTCATCAGCGCGCACACCATGCACAGCGAGCATTTCGAGATTCCGGTCGCGACCGCCGAGGCAATTGCGTCGTGTCGCGCACGCGGGAACAAGGTGTGGGCCGTCGGGACCACCGTGGTGCGTGCCCTCGAGAGTGCGGCGCAGGACGATGGCACCGTGAGCGCCGGTGCCGCCGACACTGCCATCATGATCACGCCGGGCTTCACCTTTCGGGTGGTGGATCGGCTGATCACCAATTTCCATCTCCCGCGCTCGACGCTGCTGATGCTCGTGGCGGCGTTCGCGGGCTACCCCACTACCATGACCGCCTATCGGCACGCGGTGGCCACCGGCTATCGCTTCTACAGCTACGGCGACGCGATGTGCGTCGTGGGAGATTCCCGATGA
- a CDS encoding DinB family protein, which translates to MTTPIIPSAASQAYVAETVALLGDRDPIEILAETPSWLLERLGSLDIEVLRAPEGPGQWSLTQVLAHLADTEIAMGWRARLLLTQDAAPLHGFDEAAWMVRFDGANTDPMEAMLAFGTLRSWNLPVWERVTSEDLARVGQHSERGPQSFDTLRRLAAGHDLRHRRQVERILAGLG; encoded by the coding sequence ATGACGACCCCGATCATTCCCTCAGCAGCCTCCCAGGCCTACGTGGCCGAGACGGTGGCGCTCCTCGGCGACCGCGACCCGATCGAGATCCTCGCCGAAACGCCCTCGTGGTTGCTTGAGCGCCTCGGCTCGCTCGATATCGAGGTGCTCCGTGCCCCGGAAGGTCCGGGGCAGTGGTCGTTGACGCAGGTGCTCGCGCACCTCGCCGACACCGAGATCGCGATGGGATGGCGCGCGCGCCTCCTGCTCACACAGGACGCCGCGCCGCTGCACGGCTTCGACGAGGCGGCGTGGATGGTGCGATTCGATGGCGCCAACACCGACCCGATGGAGGCGATGCTCGCGTTCGGCACGCTTCGGTCGTGGAACCTCCCCGTGTGGGAGCGCGTGACCTCGGAGGATCTGGCACGGGTGGGGCAGCACAGCGAACGCGGGCCGCAGAGCTTCGACACGCTGCGACGGTTGGCGGCCGGACATGACCTGCGGCACCGCCGACAGGTCGAGCGCATCCTCGCCGGGCTGGGCTGA